From the Anguilla anguilla isolate fAngAng1 chromosome 6, fAngAng1.pri, whole genome shotgun sequence genome, one window contains:
- the LOC118230761 gene encoding transferrin receptor protein 1-like isoform X4, with protein MGPEVCALQNDSCESKMNDVRSSISKIFNGAPRSYTRFNLTRNMEGDGSQVEMKLSSDVDEETDHPAGERQGNGYGQPHDATYVQKLGHSPRNVCFMIVATLLVFAIGYLIGYLADHRQDKECSELPLSDDPVSEERVLPVEEEIVLDWSDLKALLKEKLNENSLQAAFKEFSLAAHEAGSEGDRSLASRVHERFKSYDMSPWTDNHYVKLQGPPRTGNNRVSFAGEEIGRPQAYLAYSATGTVQGNLVYAYYGEPGDFQIAQNFKAQLNGSVVLLRAGKISFAEKVANAAKMKAAAVLIYPDPADYSIETNTELYGHVHLGTGDPYTPGFPSFNHTQFPPVKSSGLPEIPAQTITASMATKLFGKMTGISAPGNWEGKLGVNYKIGGDGDVVTVEVNNVPTEKKITNVFGVIMGVVDPDRYLVIGAQRDSWGPGFARSTVGTSLLVELARVISDMEKNDGFVPRRSIIFASWSAGEYGSVGATEWLEGYLSSMNLKAFSYISLDGVVAGSDSIKASASPLLYTLFEGALKEVIFPLQVNSPTTGQTLYAQVGGEKSVMVPMKMDDTAYPFLAFSGIPSISFRFTDTVDYPYFGTLLDTENKLSTATRTRPARIAVAAGQVAGQMALRLVHDHLLKLDLLGYDGVIRKNVAKLHRQLYLLKQSKILPETLTSQWLTSAAGSYGRASSGLHTDIRNSDLVDVERCRVLNDRIMRVEKNLLSPYENVKETPFRHIIFGSGAHTLPAILEHLKALRDHSPETEVDFFRNQFALVTWTIQGCANALAGDIWVLNREE; from the exons ATGG GGCCTGAAGTCTGCGCTCTACAAAATG ACTCCTGTGAATCCAAGATGAACGACGTCAGGTCCTCCATATCCAAAATA TTTAACGGGGCGCCGCGCTCCTACACCCGCTTCAACCTGACGCGGAACATGGAGGGCGACGGCAGCCAGGTGGAGATGAAGCTGTCCTCGGACGTGGACGAGGAGACGGACCACCCCGCCGGGGAGCGCCAGGGCAACGGCTACGGCCAACCCCACGACGCCACCTACGTCCAGAAGCTCGGCCACTCCCCGAGGAACGTCTGCTTCATGATCGTCGCCACCCTCCTCGTCTTCGCCATCG GATATCTGATTGGCTACTTGGCTGACCACAGGCAGGATAAGGAGTGTTCCGAGCTCCCTCTCTCCGACGACCCAGTGTCAGAAGAGCGAGTGTTGCCGGTCGAGGAAGAAATCGTTCTGGACTGGAGTGATCTCAAGGCATTGCTGAAAGAGAAGTTAAATGAGAACAGCCTACAGGCAGCCTTCAA AGAGTTTAGCCTCGCCGCGCACGAAGCCGGCTCCGAGGGGGACAGGTCTCTGGCCTCTCGGGTCCACGAAAGGTTCAAGAGTTACGACATGAGCCCCTGGACCGACAACCACTACGTCAAGCTGCAGGGCCCTCCCAGGACCGGCAACAACAGAGTGTCCTTCGCCGGGGAAGAGATCGGTAGGCCTCAGGCGTACCTGGCCTACAGCGCCACCGGGACCGTGCAG GGCAACCTGGTGTACGCCTACTACGGCGAGCCGGGGGATTTCCAAATCGCGCAGAACTTCAAAGCGCAGCTGAACGGGAGCGTCGTCCTCCTCCGAGCGGGAAAAATAAGCTTTGCCGAGAAG GTGGCTAACGCTGCCAAGATGAAGGCCGCGGCCGTGCTGATCTACCCAGACCCCGCTGACTACAGTATTGAAACCAACACAGAGCTCTATGGTCAT GTCCACTTGGGCACTGGTGACCCATATACCCCAGGGTTCCCCTCCTTCAACCACACGCAGTTCCCCCCGGTAAAATCCTCGGGACTGCCCGAAATCCCGGCCCAGACCATCACCGCCAGCATGGCGACCAAGCTCTTCGG GAAGATGACCGGAATCAGCGCTCCCGGCAACTGGGAAGGCAAACTGGGTGTGAACTACAAGATTGGTGGGGACGGTGATGTGGTCACGGTGGAAGTGAACAACGTCCCCACGGAGAAGAAGATCACCAACGTGTTCGGTGTCATCATGGGAGTCGTAGACCCAG ATCGTTACTTAGTGATTGGTGCGCAGAGAGACTCCTGGGGTCCAGGATTCGCCAGGTCGACTGTAGGCACCAGCCTGTTGGTGGAGCTGGCCCGTGTCATCTCGGATATGGAGAAAAACG ATGGATTTGTGCCCAGAAGGAGTATCATTTTTGCAAGCTGGAGTGCTGGTGAATATGGGAGCGTTGGCGCCACAGAGTGGCTGGAG GGATATTTGTCTTCGATGAACCTGAAGGCCTTTTCTTACATAAGTCTGGATGGCGTGGTTGCAG GGTCTGATTCCATCAAAGCATCGGCAAGCCCACTTTTGTACACCTTGTTTGAGGGTGCATTGAAGGAG gtgATTTTCCCACTACAGGTAAACAGCCCCACCACTGGGCAGACTCTGTATGCACAAGTAGGCGGGGAAAAATCAGT CATGGTCCCCATGAAGATGGATGACACTGCTTACCCCTTCCTGGCCTTTTCGGGGATCCCCTCCATTTCATTCCGCTTCACG GACACTGTAGATTACCCGTACTTCGGGACCTTGCTGGACACCGAAAACAAGCTGAGCACCGCCACGAGGACCCGCCCGGCGAGGATTGCCGTTGCAGCCGGGCAGGTGGCGGGCCAGATGGCGCTCAGGCTGGTCCACGACCACCTGCTGAAGCTGGACCTGCTGGGGTACGACGGCGTGATCCGCAAAAACGTGGCCAAGCTCCATCGCCAGCTCTACCTGCTGAAGCAG TCCAAAATCCTGCCCGAGACCCTGACCTCGCAATGGCTGACGTCAGCGGCCGGGTCCTACGGGCGTGCCTCGAGCGGCCTCCACACCGACATCCGGAACAGCGATCTCGTCGACGTGGAGCGGTGCCGCGTCCTCAACGACCGGATCATGAGG GTGGAGAAAAACCTCCTCTCTCCGTACGAGAATGTGAAGGAGACCCCGTTCCGCCACATCATCTTCGGCTCGGGCGCCCACACGTTGCCGGCCATTTTGGAGCACCTCAAAGCTCTCAGGGATCACTCGCCCGAAACAGAAGTGGATTTTTTCAGGAATCAGTTTGCCCTGGTCACCTGGACCATCCAGGGCTGTGCCAACGCTCTGGCGGGGGACATTTGGGTACTGAATAGGGAGGAGTAG